In one Leptospira biflexa serovar Patoc strain 'Patoc 1 (Paris)' genomic region, the following are encoded:
- a CDS encoding helix-turn-helix domain-containing protein translates to MSEFLGSWLQFGAWYHFVLGIGILVKEKGSKGFPFAMIAAFSGGTLIIYAYRLFAGFEFEFSLLNHGYVPIIYLIPGSMQYTIEQFLSTEPVSIGRLQRLYPTFLVMILLIGLQIFYPQVLEQSMNESFTGLPFSIPEYLALLGCLYWVISFVWMIYQYRNILYRNPNEEAKLGVRVLGMILKGNITFASFILVSTVFRWNSGIYFTAGLATLMAVIAFIGTEINHQLFKDILPGLRQSYRTSRILNLNLEKLQQDLDHLLKQEFVYREETINLSNLSERLGIKDYQLSEYINAYLGMNFNRLVNEYRIAEVCKLIEENPKVNLLSLAYQVGFNSKANFNVAFKSLKKMSPSEYAKSIAKSK, encoded by the coding sequence ATGTCTGAATTTTTGGGGTCTTGGCTTCAATTTGGTGCTTGGTATCATTTTGTTTTAGGAATCGGAATCCTCGTGAAAGAGAAAGGGTCCAAAGGATTTCCCTTTGCCATGATCGCCGCTTTTTCTGGTGGGACACTCATCATTTATGCTTACCGATTGTTCGCAGGGTTTGAATTCGAATTCTCCCTCTTGAACCATGGTTATGTGCCCATCATCTATTTGATCCCAGGCAGTATGCAGTATACCATTGAACAGTTTTTGAGTACAGAGCCCGTTTCGATTGGTAGACTCCAACGATTGTATCCAACCTTCCTAGTGATGATTCTCCTGATTGGATTACAAATCTTCTATCCTCAAGTCTTAGAACAATCCATGAATGAAAGTTTTACGGGGCTTCCGTTCTCCATTCCGGAATATTTAGCCTTACTTGGTTGTTTGTATTGGGTGATTAGTTTTGTTTGGATGATTTACCAATATCGAAATATTTTGTATCGAAATCCAAATGAGGAAGCCAAACTAGGTGTTCGAGTATTGGGAATGATCTTAAAAGGCAATATCACATTTGCTAGTTTCATTCTCGTAAGCACAGTCTTTCGTTGGAACTCAGGGATTTATTTTACGGCTGGACTTGCCACACTCATGGCTGTCATTGCATTTATTGGAACAGAAATCAATCATCAGTTGTTTAAAGATATTTTACCAGGCCTTCGGCAATCCTATCGTACATCCCGAATCCTAAATCTCAATTTGGAAAAATTACAACAAGACCTTGATCATTTGCTAAAACAAGAATTCGTTTACCGAGAAGAAACAATCAATTTATCGAATCTTTCCGAACGATTGGGGATCAAAGATTACCAACTCAGTGAATACATCAATGCGTATTTGGGAATGAACTTCAATCGCTTGGTGAATGAATACCGAATTGCTGAAGTTTGTAAGCTCATCGAAGAAAACCCAAAAGTCAATTTGTTATCTCTTGCCTACCAAGTTGGATTCAATTCAAAAGCAAACTTCAATGTTGCTTTTAAGTCATTGAAGAAGATGTCACCGAGTGAGTATGCGAAATCGATTGCAAAGAGTAAGTGA
- a CDS encoding alpha/beta fold hydrolase: MKKQKNYLSLLLIVGNFLLVSCGGNGNQNGNKTSAILSVLNGQAQNTEVTPEMLKQSNAATTRDIQTAFQNENDGSFTFNDNISFLSNDGVKITGNLFIPKSGTGPYPAIIFVNSWALNEYEYIVPAAKLAKKGYVVFSYNTRGFGTSGGLINVAGPKDMEDLSKGIDFLLANAPVNPSNIGIAGISYGAGISLLGLSKEPRIKTAVAMSGWGSLPDSLYGNQSPRLVWGLLLVTAGYITGRMDPIIAENFQKLLDTRDVSTVLSWAKERSPNNFVAELNASGKPVYISNNSQDNLFQPNQILPYFEQLTVPKKLDLNNGIHATAEIGGILGINNYVWTNAYDWFDYWLKGIQNGIMTKPKVTFQKRFSSDRVSYSAWPNPSKIEKTYHLRPMGFFSPGKITTTANTSNGNDTILSGGTSATTGVPLLSEILDGAVSVPVKTNVNLIDRTNAMVYLSDSLSSPLKLRGRTFYKGRINSSDYAPHVMVYLYEVDFWGTGKLISHGTATLFNVKGKDVDLNVDLQAVAHDFPAGSRIGLAIDNIDPMYAVPKPVSLYTTTFKHSTSNASTLKFESE; the protein is encoded by the coding sequence ATGAAAAAGCAAAAAAACTACCTCTCTCTCCTCCTCATCGTAGGGAACTTCCTACTGGTATCGTGTGGGGGGAATGGAAATCAAAACGGAAACAAAACGAGTGCCATCTTGTCGGTGTTAAATGGCCAGGCGCAAAACACAGAAGTGACACCTGAAATGTTAAAACAGAGTAATGCCGCAACCACAAGAGACATCCAAACGGCATTCCAAAATGAAAACGATGGAAGTTTTACTTTTAACGACAACATATCGTTTTTAAGTAATGACGGAGTCAAAATCACGGGGAACTTGTTCATACCAAAATCAGGCACAGGTCCATACCCTGCGATTATTTTTGTCAATAGCTGGGCACTCAATGAATACGAATACATTGTTCCTGCAGCCAAACTCGCAAAAAAAGGATATGTTGTTTTTAGTTACAACACACGAGGGTTTGGAACATCGGGTGGACTCATCAATGTGGCTGGTCCAAAAGATATGGAAGACCTTTCCAAAGGAATCGATTTTCTTTTAGCGAATGCCCCTGTCAATCCGTCAAACATCGGTATTGCGGGGATTTCGTATGGAGCTGGGATTTCTTTACTCGGACTCAGCAAAGAGCCACGAATCAAAACCGCTGTGGCCATGAGTGGTTGGGGGAGTTTACCTGATTCCCTTTATGGCAACCAATCACCAAGACTTGTTTGGGGACTTCTCCTTGTGACAGCAGGGTATATCACAGGAAGGATGGATCCCATCATTGCTGAGAATTTTCAAAAACTATTGGATACAAGAGATGTATCCACTGTTCTATCATGGGCAAAAGAAAGATCACCTAACAATTTTGTGGCGGAATTAAATGCATCTGGCAAACCAGTTTATATTTCCAATAACTCACAAGATAATTTATTCCAACCAAACCAAATCCTTCCTTACTTCGAACAACTCACTGTTCCTAAAAAATTGGATCTCAATAATGGAATCCATGCAACCGCAGAGATTGGAGGGATTTTAGGAATCAACAACTATGTTTGGACGAATGCTTATGACTGGTTTGATTATTGGTTAAAAGGAATCCAAAATGGAATTATGACAAAACCAAAAGTCACGTTTCAAAAACGTTTTTCGAGTGATCGTGTCAGTTATTCCGCTTGGCCAAATCCATCGAAGATCGAAAAGACCTACCACTTGCGACCAATGGGATTCTTTAGCCCAGGCAAAATCACAACAACAGCGAACACAAGTAATGGGAACGATACGATTCTCTCGGGAGGAACCAGTGCCACAACAGGCGTTCCCCTTTTATCGGAGATTCTGGACGGCGCCGTATCCGTTCCTGTCAAAACAAATGTGAATTTAATCGATCGAACCAACGCAATGGTCTATCTTTCTGACAGTCTCTCATCACCACTCAAACTTCGAGGGAGAACCTTTTACAAAGGTCGTATCAATAGTTCTGATTACGCGCCACATGTTATGGTATATCTCTATGAAGTAGACTTTTGGGGAACAGGAAAATTGATTAGCCATGGAACTGCAACACTCTTCAACGTGAAAGGAAAAGACGTAGATTTAAATGTAGACCTCCAAGCAGTCGCACATGACTTCCCTGCTGGATCTCGCATTGGTTTGGCCATCGATAACATTGACCCAATGTATGCGGTACCAAAACCAGTTTCACTCTACACGACTACGTTTAAACACAGCACATCGAATGCATCCACACTTAAATTTGAAAGTGAGTGA